The following proteins are co-located in the Lepus europaeus isolate LE1 chromosome 15, mLepTim1.pri, whole genome shotgun sequence genome:
- the HMGCS1 gene encoding hydroxymethylglutaryl-CoA synthase, cytoplasmic yields the protein MPGSLPLNAEACWPKDVGIVALEIYFPSQYVDQAELEKYDGVDAGKYTIGLGQAKMGFCTDREDINSLCLTVVQNLMERNSLSYDCIGRLEVGTETIIDKSKSVKTNLMQLFEESGNTDIEGIDTTNACYGGTAAVFNAINWIESSSWDGRYALVVAGDIAIYATGNARPTGGVGAVALLIGPNAPLIFDRGLRGTHMQHAYDFYKPDMLSEYPIVDGKLSIQCYLSALDRCYSVYRKKICAQWQKEGIDRDFTLNDFGFMIFHSPYCKLVQKSLARMLLNDFLNDQNRDKNSIYSGLEAFGDVKLEDTYFDRDVEKAFMKASSELFNQKTKASLLVSNQNGNMYTSSVYGSLASVLAQYSPQQLAGKRIGVFSYGSGLAATLYSLRVTQDATPGSALDKITASLCDLKSRLDSRTCVAPDVFAENMKLREDTHHLANYIPQSSIDSLSEGTWYLVRVDEKHRRTYARRPSPNDDTLDEGVGLVHSNTATEHIPSPAKKVPRLPATSAEPEAAVISNGEH from the exons ATGCCTGGATCACTTCCATTGAATGCAGAAGCCTGTTGGCCAAAAGATGTGGGGATTGTTGCCCTTGAGATCTATTTTCCTTCTCAATATGTTGATCAAGCAGAATTGGAAAAATATGATGGTGTAGATGCTGGGAAGTATACCattggcttgggccaggccaagatggGCTTCTGCACAGATAGAGAAGATATCAACTCTCTTTGCTTGACTGTGGTTCAGAATCTTATGGAGAGAAATAGCCTTTCCTATGATTGCATTGGGCGGCTAGAAGTTGGAACAGAGACAATCATCGACAAATCAAAATCAGTGAAGACTAACCTGATGCAGCTGTTTGAGGAGTCTGGGAATACAGATATAGAAGGAATAGACACAACTAATGCATGCTATGGAGGCACAGCTGCTGTCTTCAATGCTATTAACTGGATTGAGTCCAGCTCTTGGGATG ggCGATATGCCTTGGTGGTTGCAGGAGATATTGCCATATATGCCACAGGAAATGCTAGACCTACGGGTGGAGTTGGAGCCGTAGCTCTGCTAATTGGGCCAAATGCTCCTTTAATTTTTGACCGAG GTCTTCGCGGGACACACATGCAACATGCCTATGACTTTTACAAACCTGATATGCTCTCTGAGTATCCCATAGTAGATGGAAAGCTCTCCATACAGTGCTACCTCAGTGCATTAGACCGCTGCTATTCTGTCTACCGTAAAAAGATCTGTGCCCAGTGGCAGAAAG agggAATTGATAGAGATTTCACCTTGAATGATTTTGGCTTCATGATCTTTCACTCACCATACTGTAAACTAGTACAGAAGTCTCTAGCTCGGATGTTGCTGAATGACTTCCTTAATGACCAGAACAGAGACAAAAATAGTATCTATAGTGGCCTGGAAGCCTTTGG GGATGTTAAATTAGAAGACACATATTTTGACAGAGATGTGGAAAAGGCATTTATGAAGGCTAGTTCTGAACTCTTTAATCAGAAAACAAAGGCATCTTTGCTTGTatcaaatcaaaatggaaatatgTATACATCTTCAGTATATGGTTCCCTTGCTTCTGTTCTAGCACA GTACTCACCTCAGCAATTGGCAGGGAAGAGGATTGGAGTGTTCTCATATGGTTCTGGTTTGGCTGCCACCCTCTACTCTCTGAGAGTTACACAGGATGCCACACCAG GGTCTGCTCTTGATAAAATAACGGCAAGTTTATGTGATCTTAAATCAAGACTGGACTCAAGAACTTGTGTGGCACCAGATGTTTTTGCTGAAAACATGAAGCTAAGAGAGGACACTCATCATCTGg CCAACTATATTCCCCAGTCCTCAATAGATTCACTCTCTGAAGGAACATGGTACCTAGTTAGAGTGGATGAAAAGCACAGAAGAACTTATGCTCGGCGCCCCTCTCCAAATGATGACACTTTGGATGAAGGAGTAGGACTTGTCCATTCAAACACAGCTACTGAG cATATTCCAAGCCCTGCTAAGAAAGTGCCAAGACTCCCTGCTACATCAGCAGAGCCTGAAGCAGCTGTGATTAGTAACGGGGAACATTAA